A window of Sphaeramia orbicularis chromosome 8, fSphaOr1.1, whole genome shotgun sequence genomic DNA:
TCCCTAAGATGATGTGGCAGAGGGCATTCTGCCACTCTCGCTGTGGGAGGcccatgtgtacgtgtgtgtttttgtgcaccaCAATCCTGACGCTAGCCTATACTTAACTGCTAACTCTGACTGCATTATGTAAGTTTTCCTGCTCATTACTATTCTCTGGCATTCATACATTATCTTAAGCAGGAGTCTTCCTACTCAGGCAGTTTGTATGTGCAACAGCATTCATCTGTAGCATCCTACACAGTGTACATCTACATATTTGTGTGGCATTTTATTCATAATGATTTTATCTTTTGCAGTATTATGTGCCAAGAACCTCGCAAAGAAAGACTTCTTTCGTAAGTATATTTCATGTATGTTTCATTTATACAAGTAATAAGTCACTGTTTTGATAGAAATAATGACTGGTATGTGATGAGTTTCTGTAAGGGTTTGTGTGTGCCATCAGAAGCAATACTGTTAGCAAATTGACACTCGTGCTGTTTAGTCACTGTGCCCTGATTGTATGCGTTTCCACCATGCAGTCACAAGCTGTGGCAATTGACCGACAATCAGGCATTTGTTCATAGTTGCAGTGTGTTTGTCAGCCTGATGCAGCCTGGATCAATACTAGGCTGAcaaacgagcacacaaaaaactgTATATGCTGTGGAATTGGTGTTATATGCAGTACCTAAGCCACATTAATTTGCTGTAACGCATTTTAAATGTTAACAGTTAATGTCAATTGTGTGCATGCAGGTCTGCCAGATCCATTTGCAAAAGTTGTGGTGGATGGATCAGGTCAATGCCACTCTACAGATACAGTCAAGAGCACACTGGACCCCAAATGGAACCAGCACTATGACCTGTGAGTCTCTTGCAACACTCTCATTATCTGTCAGTTGATGCTGTATTTATTTGACATGCTTGGGTTTTGTTTGAGCTTTAAGGACattctaataataacaatattttgATGCCAGTAGCCAATTAATTAGCCATTATTGCCCTCCTACtctatataaaaatgtattttatttgaaaCTGGATTACTGATTAATCAGatccaaaataattaataaatctcATACTTAAAGTCTAATTAAGTGTAAAAaaggaagtgattttttttttttctttttttaagccaTCTGCTTATTGTTGGGACTAAGTTTGTCTGATATAAGTGCTTTGTAAAATCTCCTTATCTTTGTCCTTTTAGTGCAGACTAATCATCCTTGGTTTATTTTATAATTAGAAGGCCTTTTAATAGAGCCTGCCTGTAGACATCCAGTCCATAGATGATTAAGAAATACTTGTTTTACTGAGACATTCAAAAAGCTTTCATTGATACAAGATTGTTTTGAAATAAATAAGGAATAAGAAGTGTGATTATGTGTCTCTTTCATAGCTATATCGGAAAGACAGACTCCATCACTATCAGTATATGGAATCACAAAAAGATCCATAAACGACAGGGGGCGGGCTTCCTGGGCTGCATACGACTTCTTTCCAATGCCATCAGCAGGCTAAAAGACACAGGCTGTAAGTGTGTTCTTTGTGGTGTATCCTCTTGATTTAACATATAGAACTACAAGAACATGTCTTTCAAGTCAAAGTGCTTTTAGTTAAGATATATTTTCTTTCTGCTTTTCTTCCAGACCAGCGTCTAGATTTATGTAAACTGAATCCCTCGGACAGCGACGCAGTGCGGGGGCAGATCGTAGGTAAGGGTTGATGTATAAACCTGTGTAAATTACTCACCTTGTCTCTTCCCATTGTAACATTTCTTTCgtagtgtgtgttaatgtgtcctTTGTCTCTGTCATACACAGTCTGTGTAACCTTTACCACCTGCTTGTTTCCAGTGAGCTTACAGACACGAGACCGCATTGGCAGTGGAGGCCCTGTGGTGGACTGCAGAGGACTGTTGGAAAACGATGGGTGAGTGAGTCAGTGAGGCTCCTTTGTTCTCTGTAAAGTTGGGATCCCATGTGAAGGATGACTCCGACCCACTTCGGGTGCCTGCGTGTTGCACAGTTTGGTCACAATCAGCATTTATTCTGTCCTCTCCCCATCTGTTACTCTGAGTTGAAAATAAAAAGCAGTTATCACCTCTCATGTGATTTCAGTAAAAGAGAGAAAACAGTACTtcaaaggtgtgtgtgtatgtctgtgtgtttctgtagGCCCGTGTTTGAGGGATGTTTCAGTGAAGAGCCGCTGCCCTACTCCGATTCCACTGGTGCAGCAGGGGGAGGGAACTGTCGGCTCGATTCACCCAGTCAGGAGAGTCGTCTACAGACGCAGCGAATCAGAGGCCAGGACTCCAGAGGTCATGGCCACACCCCTCAAAACAGGCCGCACGGGCACCAACCACCTGACCTACCAGAAGGATATGGTCAGTCAGAATAATTTGAGGGTGTCCATAGCAGTATCTGTATTTCATATGAACTTCTATCCAATTTCTTCCTTTTAATATTTAACGAACCCTAGTCTCTCTGTATTTCCTTTGATAACAGAACAACGAACAACAGTGCAAGGCCAGGTGTACTTCCTCCACACACAGACAGGTGTCAGCACCTGGCACGACCCTCGGATACCTCGGTATGATTTAGACTCCGCTTCACACACATCTACTCCAAGCCAAACCTGCAATAAAATGAACCTTGAACAAACCCTGGAGAGAATATAGGTCATTGCAGCAGCAGAGAAAGAGGACATAGACCAGAATATAACACAAGGAAAGAGGAGATCATATGACCAAAAATAAGCCAAACTGAGCAAAATACAGCAGATACAGTACAACATCTTCATAATCCTCTGTTGTGTCaaagtttattctgtttttacaaCTGGGTTGTTTCACATCCAAGTCAAAAATTTTAGAGATATGCAAGAGTAGGTGCTCATTTTCTTGCTGGCATCACCTTGTGGATGGCTTAAAGGGTTTGTTTGGATTTTCTAAAGTGGGCTTGAATGAGGTACTTTTCCATAGTCAGCACATCATCTACAGCAGAAGGCAGTCAGCACTTGCCCAGTTTGAAGAAGCAGACAAGAATACCAAGCACTGTAGAGCTGTGGACAGGCCTAGATGCAAAACATACTTTAGTCacataaaaaatatcaatatcaaTGTAGTTTCCATTGTACACTTTGTAGGAGTTGGCCCTTTATAACAATACGATGATTGATTAAATTATGTTGATTAAATTATAAATTATTCAGAATTGTGCACTGCCACACTAACAGCGCcaggagtgccaaaattaaagaaataaatacatcattaAAAAGGCCTTAAATGTGTCACTAAATAATTAAAAAGGgaaatacatacattaaataaatacacCTATCAATAATTAGTTAAATGTGGCATGAATTAATTAAAACAGCAATTTAagcatatataatttttttcactattCGTTTAAGTATTTCATGGTCCCTGTGCCAAGAGTGCTGCAATGAATCTATTTTATCTGTCAACCTCGCTCATCAAAGTCAGTGGGCGGGGTTAACACTGATCTAGTCAAGACAATTGCTTTAGCCTGAAGTACACACTTTAAAAACATAGCGGCTCCTTAATGGAGGATCTTCATGAGCGCTCTCTTGCTTTGGGAACAGTTCTTCGAGTAATTTTTATACTTTCCAACCAAGAAACTGACCATACAGTGATGGCAAAGCAGATGGGAGTTTTTCTTACTGATTAATGTTGTGTGGGCAGAAACTGTTATGACTGGTCCAGTCAAGTaaccaatcaaaacagaggagaggCGGGAGACGTAAGTGCCAAGCTGCGTCTTCCTTCATGGTTTTTATTGGTGGGAACCACATCCAGACAAACGTAAATCAGATGAATACTTCCACCTAATGTGTAGGAGTGTGCTGATTGGCTCTGCATCAATCCATTATCTGGGATGGATTTGTCTTGACTTGCTGTGCAGGACAACCAAACAGATGTTAGTGTCTGATGACGAGCCACAGTGACAGATAAAATAAATTCATTGTGGCATTCTTGGGCAGAGGCCATGAAATAATTAAGTAGTGAAATATGTGCTAAAATTGCTATTTTAATTCATTCATGTCACATTTAAGTAATTATTgatagatgtatttatttatttaatttatttatttccaattttaattaattaattaattaattaataacacATTTCAAAACTTATTTAaagatgtattcatttatttaatttaggcACTCCTGGCACTCCATACTAACAGACAGTAATCTGAAAATTGTTTTTCACTCCATGGGAAAATGGATGTGTGTTATAAGAGCTGATACAGAGAATATGAGTGGAATCAAGTAAGCGCAGACCATTTTCTGTCATTATAGTAAACACATGAAGCACCTGTTGGCTTGATAACTTATCTGCTGATTATTAATACGgtttacattttataaactacaaacattgttaatgttacttaGTTTGTTTGCTGCTTTTGAGGAGCTGAACACTTCACTATTAAACTGAACATTGGTTCCTGACAGTAATTGATTAACAAATAATTATATAGTGACATTGCCATGAACATTTATGCCCAGCTTATATTGTTGAGTTGGATTGATCTCTCTGTTGCAGCTGTTGCTCTCGAGGATTCAGATGTTACTGGTTCAGAGTCTGACTTTATACATTTTGCGCATAAGTGTGCATACAtgtattttgtaaaatgttaTTTGTTTGGTTAGTTTCACTTTGGTCTCTGTGCATTCTATTAACAGCACATTCCCAGTTCATTCCAAAATTAATTTACCTCGTTAGCGACATAGTTTAGTGAGACTCTGCTCTGCACTGTTTCTTTGGTTCATTATAGCAGTGAAGCAAAATAGACCACAGTATCATCCATGGAAAACACTGCTTTGGAGAGTGCAGTGCAGGGCATTTGTACTCTTTGTACTTTTAGGGAAAATTACCTCATATAGCCCACCTTACAAAAATCTGAAATAATCCATTAACTGAGGACCAGCATCACCAACAAACTGGCACAATAACAATCCACTTCTGTTATCTTTTTAATTAGAGGCACATTTTTCCTATTTCATCTGCACTAATTACTCCAACAGATTTAAAGGAAATCTCACATTAGCTGTtgtgcccccagagtctgtgtgCTGTTAATTATGAGGGGTTAAGAGCGTACAATATGTAGGTTCAGAACTAGACGGAGACAGAGGACTTGGTTGAAGGCTCACCAGATTAAATTGTTTGAAAGCACAGTGGATTACTGCTGACTGAAGTCTGCGTCTGGGTTCTTGTGTAGTGACCTGGCCAGCGTGAGCTGTGAGGAGCTTGGTCCACTGCCAGTGGGCTGGGAGGTCAGAAGCACCGTGTCTGGACGGATCTACTTTGTAGACCACAACAACCGAACCACACAGTTCACAGACCCTCGCCTGCACACCATTATCAGGTAgtgacatccacacacacacctaaaatCCTCCTTCACATTCAGCTGCAGGGGACTTCTACTCATCCTTGATGCAAACAAAATAAGTGGCTTCATGCCTAATCTGCTGTTAATTTAATCTGTCAGTTTTGTAATGCTGATCTCAGGCTTCATCTGAATATGACCTTTTATCAGTCAGCAGCTCTGTTATGCTTAGTGCTGAATGGTGTGATTTACAGAAATCTGGGTTTATACTAGATTTAGCTTATCTGGGTAAATGCACAGTGAGTAATCCAGTGTATAATGTACACACCAGGTGCTTAGTCTCTTCTGTCATGCACTGGTCAGCTCTTTTTACTCCTACCTGGCATTCTTCCTTCATGTTATCTCCTCTTTTCCCCCCTTTATCTACTACTCCCCACTTACAGCCAGCAATCTCAAGTGAAAGAATCCTCCCAGGCCCCGCAGATGGATGTAGGGGGCGAGGAGGGGGGAGGTGGAGGAGTTGGTGGTggcggaggaggagagggagatgtGGCTGCTCGCTATGAGCGAGACTTAGTCCATAAATTGAAGCTACTCCGCCACGAGTTGTCTTTGCAGCAACCGCAAGCTGGGCACTGTCGCATTGAGGTGTCCCGTGAGGAGATCTTTGAGGTGGGTGAAGGCTTGGAGCCAGGAAGTAAATTAAAGGCTCGTAAAAGCCACTGTAGATGAAATATCAGTCATGTCAGATAATTAATACAATCAATCTATGAAAGCATTCTGAAAAGTTACACCTATTGAGACACAGGAGTCATATGCCTAACACAACAGGAACTGATATAAAGTGCTTTGAACATCTTATATTATGTCTTTCATCTGTGAtgacctgtgtgtgtttggttgtagGAGTCCTATCGACAGATAATGAAGATGAGACCCAAAGACCTGAAGAAGAGACTAATGGTGAAGTTCAGAGGAGAGGAGGGCCTCGACTATGGTGGCGTGGCCAGGTGAGTAGCACTGTGGAAAACGGCAAGGAACAAGTCATCAAAATTGttattatatccccaaaactTGATTTTGGGGATACCCCGACCACTGCCACCGGATATCCTTCGTGTGAACGCGATAACGAGGACAGATCTAGTTAGATTTCTtgtcccttgataaccaacatagggaaCCCCGAGTGGAAGAACCATATCGATTTCaacttctctatgagtattataagtcaacCAAATGGGAacactttagttgaaaatcagtttttaccCCTTGGGCCAACTTCTgaccgaaggggtattgtaatcgttttgtcgtctgtctgtctgtccgtccatctgtcagttaattcaacgacataattgcattatctgaagaatgcattgagatatctgcaccaaatttatacagtggatgcatcttggcatggagcagaagcctattaaaaataggtcaccttgacctacttttgtaaggtccaatggccttgtgcagttataatatctgagtacgttcaaatataaatatgtatgtaataagttttacacaaagacgatctaatgtaaattatagggtagtaactttcaacagaatcttacattatatttggccaaggggtattaaaagtgcacagcacattatgttttgGACAAAAGTCAAGCAATAATTGGCCaactgagataaaatttggttcataatGATTGTCTTACAAATATCCATTTTCTCGctgccatccagagttcatatggtgtcatctTCATTcattaggtggagttttgtgggaaaaa
This region includes:
- the smurf1 gene encoding E3 ubiquitin-protein ligase SMURF1 isoform X1, whose translation is MSNPGTRRNGSSIKIRLTVLCAKNLAKKDFFRLPDPFAKVVVDGSGQCHSTDTVKSTLDPKWNQHYDLYIGKTDSITISIWNHKKIHKRQGAGFLGCIRLLSNAISRLKDTGYQRLDLCKLNPSDSDAVRGQIVVSLQTRDRIGSGGPVVDCRGLLENDGPVFEGCFSEEPLPYSDSTGAAGGGNCRLDSPSQESRLQTQRIRGQDSRGHGHTPQNRPHGHQPPDLPEGYEQRTTVQGQVYFLHTQTGVSTWHDPRIPRDLASVSCEELGPLPVGWEVRSTVSGRIYFVDHNNRTTQFTDPRLHTIISQQSQVKESSQAPQMDVGGEEGGGGGVGGGGGGEGDVAARYERDLVHKLKLLRHELSLQQPQAGHCRIEVSREEIFEESYRQIMKMRPKDLKKRLMVKFRGEEGLDYGGVAREWLYLLCHEMLNPYYGLFQYSTDNIYTLQINPDSSINPDHLSYFHFVGRVMGLAVFHGHYINGSFTLPFYKQLLGKPIQLNDLETTDPELHKSLVWILENDITSVLDHTFCVEHNAFGKFLQHELKPNGRNIPVTEENKKEYVRLYVNWRFMRGIEAQFLALQKGFSELIPQHLLKPFDHKELELIIGGLGKIDLADWKTNTRLKHCTSESNVVRWFWQAVEAFSEERRGRLLQFVTGSTRVPLQGFKALQGSTGSAGPRLFTIHLIDANTDNLPKAHTCFNRIDIPPYETYEKLYEKLLTAVEETCGFAVE
- the smurf1 gene encoding E3 ubiquitin-protein ligase SMURF1 isoform X2; its protein translation is MSNPGTRRNGSSIKIRLTVLCAKNLAKKDFFRLPDPFAKVVVDGSGQCHSTDTVKSTLDPKWNQHYDLYIGKTDSITISIWNHKKIHKRQGAGFLGCIRLLSNAISRLKDTGYQRLDLCKLNPSDSDAVRGQIVVSLQTRDRIGSGGPVVDCRGLLENDGPVFEGCFSEEPLPYSDSTGAAGGGNCRLDSPSQESRLQTQRIRGQDSRGHGHTPQNRPHGHQPPDLPEGYEQRTTVQGQVYFLHTQTGVSTWHDPRIPRDLASVSCEELGPLPVGWEVRSTVSGRIYFVDHNNRTTQFTDPRLHTIISQQSQVKESSQAPQMDVGGEEGGGGGVGGGGGGEGDVAARYERDLVHKLKLLRHELSLQQPQAGHCRIEVSREEIFEESYRQIMKMRPKDLKKRLMVKFRGEEGLDYGGVAREWLYLLCHEMLNPYYGLFQYSTDNIYTLQINPDSSINPDHLSYFHFVGRVMGLAVFHGHYINGSFTLPFYKQLLGKPIQLNDLETTDPELHKSLVWILENDITSVLDHTFCVEHNAFGKFLQHELKPNGRNIPVTEENKKEYVRLYVNWRFMRGIEAQFLALQKGFSELIPQHLLKPFDHKELELIIGGLGKIDLADWKTNTRLKHCTSESNVVRWFWQAVEAFSEERRGRLLQFVTGSTRVPLQGFKALQGSAGPRLFTIHLIDANTDNLPKAHTCFNRIDIPPYETYEKLYEKLLTAVEETCGFAVE